In one Vibrio sp. VB16 genomic region, the following are encoded:
- a CDS encoding SDR family oxidoreductase, whose protein sequence is MDINGSVILITSAGTPLGSTLAVHFSASGAKVIAIDTDAQKLDEIHFRCKEKSTTVLTYPVEDYSESSIQALFETIKQELQLSIDVLINYWPSLPLPTLTNGISTKKFSEQLTSLASPIFCFGQAGAEHMQLNKKKNLIINMITFPLRQSNIGQDSATCMVSGFTKSWAKELAPFNIRVGCVIPGCSHTSNSDEIEHWAVIQDELIRSAEYIVSNEYFNGRVMAAEA, encoded by the coding sequence ATGGATATTAATGGTTCAGTTATTCTTATCACGTCTGCAGGCACACCGCTTGGTAGCACACTAGCGGTTCATTTTTCAGCATCTGGTGCAAAAGTAATTGCGATCGATACCGACGCCCAGAAACTGGATGAGATACATTTTCGCTGTAAAGAGAAGTCGACCACCGTCCTTACCTACCCTGTTGAAGACTATTCTGAAAGCAGTATTCAAGCGCTCTTCGAGACCATAAAGCAGGAACTTCAACTCTCAATTGATGTATTGATTAACTACTGGCCAAGCTTACCTTTACCCACATTGACTAACGGAATTAGTACAAAAAAATTTTCAGAGCAATTAACGTCACTCGCCTCCCCTATCTTCTGTTTTGGTCAAGCGGGTGCAGAACATATGCAACTCAACAAGAAAAAGAACTTAATCATCAACATGATTACCTTTCCACTTAGACAATCTAACATTGGACAAGACAGTGCGACGTGTATGGTTTCTGGCTTTACAAAAAGTTGGGCAAAGGAGTTAGCCCCTTTTAATATTCGCGTAGGCTGTGTCATACCCGGATGTTCTCATACCTCAAACAGCGACGAGATAGAACACTGGGCCGTCATTCAAGACGAGCTCATTCGGAGTGCAGAATATATTGTCTCCAACGAGTATTTTAATGGCCGGGTAATGGCAGCCGAGGCGTGA